The uncultured Ilyobacter sp. genome has a segment encoding these proteins:
- the ilvA gene encoding threonine ammonia-lyase, whose protein sequence is MTVVLEDIKKAHDTLKGSVKRTALADCPALSEITGNEVYLKLENLQKTGSFKIRGALNKISNLTEDEKSKGVIASSAGNHAQGVALGAKDMGIKATIVMPKNAPLAKISATRSYGAEVILHGPVYDDAYEKACEIQKETGATFVHPFDDECVIAGQGTIGLEILEDLEDVDAIVVPVGGGGLLAGIAVAVKSINPDIKVIGVEASNAASMKSALQKGYVHEINTNSTIADGIAVRKAGEVTYGLVKKYVDEIITVTESEIAQAILFLIEKNRVVTEGAGAASLAAVITGKLKMTGKKIVSIISGGNIDVNFMERILNEALIKEGRRFRFRVDIPDRAGALQDLLEGITNQNANIIQIYQSMFRENLEIGKYEMDLVIECADMEHREIIKRELIDAGYDIY, encoded by the coding sequence ATGACAGTGGTATTAGAAGATATAAAAAAAGCACACGATACTTTAAAGGGTTCTGTGAAAAGAACCGCTTTGGCTGATTGTCCGGCTTTAAGTGAAATCACAGGAAATGAGGTATATCTTAAGCTAGAAAATCTTCAAAAGACGGGTTCTTTTAAGATAAGAGGTGCTCTGAATAAAATATCAAATCTTACTGAAGATGAAAAATCAAAAGGTGTAATAGCATCTTCTGCGGGCAATCATGCCCAAGGGGTGGCGCTAGGAGCTAAGGATATGGGGATTAAGGCAACAATAGTTATGCCTAAAAATGCTCCTCTTGCTAAAATATCTGCAACTAGGAGCTATGGTGCAGAGGTGATTTTGCACGGACCTGTATATGATGATGCCTATGAAAAAGCCTGTGAGATCCAGAAAGAAACTGGGGCTACATTTGTACACCCCTTTGATGATGAATGTGTTATCGCAGGTCAAGGAACAATAGGACTAGAGATTTTAGAGGATTTAGAAGATGTAGATGCTATCGTGGTACCTGTAGGAGGAGGTGGGCTTTTAGCTGGGATAGCAGTTGCTGTAAAATCAATAAACCCTGATATAAAGGTAATTGGAGTAGAAGCGTCCAATGCTGCTTCAATGAAATCAGCCCTTCAAAAAGGCTATGTTCATGAGATAAATACAAACTCTACTATTGCTGACGGTATAGCAGTTAGAAAGGCGGGAGAGGTGACCTATGGTCTGGTCAAAAAATATGTTGATGAGATAATAACCGTTACTGAATCAGAGATAGCTCAGGCAATATTGTTTTTGATAGAAAAAAATAGAGTTGTAACTGAAGGTGCAGGAGCTGCATCACTAGCAGCGGTAATTACTGGAAAGTTGAAGATGACAGGTAAAAAGATAGTATCGATAATTTCCGGTGGAAACATAGATGTAAACTTTATGGAAAGAATATTAAATGAAGCCCTTATAAAAGAGGGGAGAAGATTTAGGTTCAGAGTAGATATACCTGACAGGGCAGGTGCTCTTCAGGACCTTCTGGAGGGAATAACTAACCAGAATGCAAATATAATTCAGATATATCAATCTATGTTCAGGGAAAATCTGGAAATAGGAAAATATGAGATGGATCTTGTAATCGAGTGTGCAGACATGGAGCACAGAGAGATAATAAAAAGAGAACTTATAGATGCAGGATATGATATATATTAA
- the adhE gene encoding bifunctional acetaldehyde-CoA/alcohol dehydrogenase yields the protein MTIEQTIQNVRLAQKQYSTFTQEQVDKVFREASLAANASRIKLAKMAFEETGMGIVEDKVIKNHFASEYIYNQYKDVKTCGIIEKDASYGITKIAEPIGVIAGIVPTTNPTSTAIFKALIALKTRNAIIFSPHPRAKKATIEAARIIRDAAVKAGAPENIVGWIEEPSIEASNTLMRSADLILATGGPGMVKAAYSSGVPAIGVGAGNTPVVIDDTAHIKMAVNSILLSKTFDNGVICASEQSVITTENIYEEVKKELADRGAYILKGDEIAKVGKTIVIDGHLNGDIVGQSAYKIAKMAGVDVPENAKVLVGEVESVELEEPFSHEKLSPVLALYKTKSFDESLQKADRLIELGGMGHTSVLYIDELDGVDKIAKFAKTMKTGRTLINMPAAQGAIGDVFNFKLAPSLTLGCGSWGGNAVSENVGVKHLINIKTVAERRENMLWFRVPEKVYFKYGSLPVALNELQGKKKAVIVTDSVLASLGYTDHITKVLEDIGVDFRIFSDVQADPTLSTVKKGAEMMQSYQPDVIIALGGGSPMDAAKIMWVMYEHPEVDFQDLAMTFMDIRKRIVQFPKMGGKAEFWAVTTSAGTGSEVTPFAVITDDKTGTKYPLADYELTPDVAVVDPQLMLSMPAGLTAASGIDVMTHAVEAYASILASDFTNPLALEAMRLTLKYLPESVKGGAKAKKAKEKMANASCAAGMAFSNAFLGVCHSMAHKLGAAFHLPHGTANALLLDEVIRFNATDKPLKMAGFAQYKYPNAKSRYAKAADYLGLTKGNETPEEKTKLLRAAIRKLKEEIGIKATIADYGISEEEFLGKLDQMVEDAFDDQCTGANPRYPLMTELKEMYLRAYYGVEKFNEIKSLKVAKEKSKEKAQEKKAQ from the coding sequence ATGACAATCGAACAAACTATTCAAAATGTAAGATTAGCTCAAAAACAATACTCAACTTTTACTCAGGAGCAGGTGGACAAAGTTTTTAGAGAAGCTTCATTAGCTGCCAATGCTTCAAGAATCAAACTTGCTAAAATGGCTTTTGAAGAAACTGGAATGGGAATAGTGGAGGATAAGGTTATAAAAAACCACTTCGCATCTGAATATATCTACAACCAATATAAAGACGTTAAAACTTGCGGAATAATAGAAAAAGATGCTTCTTACGGAATAACTAAAATAGCTGAGCCTATCGGGGTAATCGCAGGAATCGTTCCTACTACAAACCCTACTTCTACAGCTATATTTAAGGCTCTTATCGCCTTAAAAACTAGAAATGCTATCATTTTTTCTCCACATCCAAGAGCAAAAAAAGCAACTATTGAAGCTGCTAGAATAATAAGAGATGCCGCTGTAAAGGCTGGGGCTCCAGAAAATATCGTAGGATGGATAGAAGAGCCTTCTATCGAAGCTTCAAACACACTTATGAGATCTGCAGACCTTATCCTTGCAACAGGTGGACCTGGAATGGTAAAAGCGGCTTATTCTTCTGGAGTACCGGCTATAGGGGTCGGAGCAGGAAATACTCCTGTAGTCATTGACGATACTGCTCATATCAAAATGGCTGTAAACTCAATACTTCTTTCTAAGACTTTTGACAACGGAGTAATCTGTGCATCTGAGCAATCTGTAATCACAACAGAAAATATTTATGAAGAAGTAAAAAAAGAATTAGCAGACAGAGGAGCATACATCCTAAAGGGAGACGAGATTGCTAAAGTAGGAAAAACGATAGTAATCGACGGTCACCTAAACGGTGACATAGTAGGACAGTCTGCATATAAAATTGCAAAGATGGCAGGAGTCGACGTTCCTGAAAATGCAAAAGTACTTGTAGGAGAAGTGGAATCAGTAGAATTAGAAGAACCATTCTCTCATGAAAAGCTTTCTCCGGTATTAGCTCTTTACAAAACAAAATCATTCGATGAGTCACTTCAGAAAGCTGACAGACTAATTGAATTAGGAGGAATGGGACACACTTCTGTTCTTTATATCGATGAATTAGACGGAGTCGATAAAATAGCTAAATTCGCAAAAACAATGAAAACTGGAAGAACTCTTATAAACATGCCTGCAGCTCAAGGTGCTATCGGAGATGTATTCAACTTTAAACTAGCTCCATCTCTTACACTTGGTTGCGGAAGCTGGGGAGGAAATGCAGTTTCTGAAAATGTAGGGGTTAAGCACCTTATCAACATAAAAACTGTAGCTGAAAGGAGAGAAAATATGCTTTGGTTTAGAGTTCCTGAGAAAGTTTACTTTAAATACGGTTCTCTTCCTGTTGCTTTAAATGAGCTTCAAGGAAAGAAAAAAGCTGTCATCGTTACAGATTCAGTTCTTGCTTCACTTGGATATACAGATCACATCACAAAGGTTTTAGAAGATATCGGTGTAGACTTTAGAATATTCTCTGATGTACAGGCTGACCCTACTCTATCTACAGTAAAAAAAGGTGCTGAGATGATGCAAAGTTATCAACCTGACGTAATCATCGCCCTTGGTGGAGGTTCTCCTATGGACGCCGCTAAAATAATGTGGGTAATGTATGAGCACCCTGAAGTAGATTTCCAAGATCTTGCTATGACATTTATGGATATCAGAAAAAGAATAGTACAGTTCCCTAAAATGGGTGGAAAGGCTGAGTTCTGGGCAGTAACTACATCTGCAGGTACTGGTTCTGAAGTTACTCCTTTTGCTGTAATCACAGACGATAAGACGGGAACCAAGTATCCATTAGCTGACTATGAGCTTACTCCTGACGTGGCTGTTGTTGATCCACAATTAATGCTTTCTATGCCTGCAGGTCTTACTGCGGCATCAGGTATAGACGTTATGACACATGCTGTAGAGGCATATGCTTCTATCCTTGCATCTGACTTCACAAACCCTCTGGCCTTAGAAGCTATGAGACTTACATTAAAATATCTTCCTGAATCAGTAAAAGGTGGAGCAAAAGCTAAAAAAGCTAAAGAAAAAATGGCAAATGCATCTTGTGCAGCTGGTATGGCATTCTCAAATGCGTTCCTCGGTGTGTGTCACTCAATGGCTCACAAACTCGGTGCTGCATTCCACCTTCCTCACGGAACTGCAAATGCACTTTTATTAGATGAAGTAATCAGATTTAACGCTACTGATAAACCTCTTAAAATGGCAGGTTTCGCACAATATAAATATCCAAATGCTAAGAGCAGATATGCAAAAGCTGCTGACTACTTAGGTCTTACAAAAGGAAATGAAACTCCTGAAGAGAAAACTAAACTTCTAAGAGCGGCTATAAGAAAACTTAAAGAAGAGATCGGTATCAAGGCTACTATAGCTGACTACGGAATCTCTGAAGAAGAATTCTTAGGGAAACTTGATCAAATGGTTGAAGATGCTTTTGATGACCAGTGTACAGGGGCAAACCCTAGATACCCTCTTATGACAGAACTTAAAGAGATGTACCTAAGAGCTTACTATGGTGTTGAAAAATTCAACGAAATAAAAAGCCTTAAAGTTGCCAAAGAAAAATCTAAAGAAAAGGCGCAGGAAAAAAAGGCTCAATAA
- a CDS encoding DMT family transporter, with amino-acid sequence MNSCKNKEMIGALFICGAAVLWGFDGVVLTPRLYTLSVPLVVFILHLLPFTGMSILFGKEEIKVAKKIPGKDFIYFFLIALFGGSIGTLAIVKALFLVNFKHLTVVTVLQKLQPVFAIILARIILKEKIGKNFLLWSSISLLAGYFLTFEFHVPEITDGGNMLKASLLSLLAAFSFGSGTVFGKRVLENSSFRTALYLRYGFTSLIMFLITLYTGSLGGISATTKTHWIIFSIIGLTSGSGAILLYYKGLNYIKANVATMCELCFPISSILFDYIFNGNILSTVQWISVFVMLVSIYNITQNNSNNQNEEISQNI; translated from the coding sequence ATGAATTCTTGTAAAAATAAAGAAATGATAGGTGCTCTATTTATTTGTGGTGCAGCGGTCTTATGGGGTTTTGACGGGGTAGTCTTGACTCCCAGACTATACACTCTGAGCGTTCCACTGGTAGTGTTTATATTACATCTACTGCCTTTTACAGGAATGTCTATTTTATTTGGAAAAGAAGAGATAAAGGTAGCTAAGAAAATACCTGGAAAAGATTTTATTTATTTTTTCCTGATCGCTCTATTCGGAGGTTCTATAGGGACTCTAGCCATTGTAAAAGCCCTGTTTTTAGTTAATTTTAAGCATCTTACTGTGGTAACAGTTCTGCAAAAACTTCAACCTGTTTTTGCTATAATTCTGGCAAGAATTATATTAAAGGAAAAAATAGGAAAAAATTTCCTTCTATGGTCCTCAATCTCATTATTAGCAGGATACTTTCTCACCTTTGAATTTCATGTTCCTGAAATAACTGATGGAGGAAATATGTTAAAGGCCAGTCTTTTATCCCTCCTTGCGGCGTTTTCCTTTGGAAGTGGTACCGTATTTGGCAAAAGGGTTTTAGAAAACTCATCTTTTAGAACTGCTCTGTATTTAAGATATGGTTTTACAAGCCTTATAATGTTTTTAATAACTCTTTATACAGGAAGTCTCGGGGGAATATCGGCGACTACAAAAACACACTGGATTATTTTTTCTATAATCGGTCTCACTAGCGGAAGTGGTGCAATACTCCTCTACTACAAGGGATTAAATTACATAAAGGCAAATGTTGCCACCATGTGTGAACTTTGTTTTCCCATATCTAGTATATTGTTTGACTACATCTTCAATGGAAATATTTTGAGTACTGTTCAATGGATAAGTGTCTTTGTAATGCTGGTATCTATATATAACATCACACAAAATAACTCCAACAATCAAAATGAGGAAATTTCTCAAAATATATGA
- a CDS encoding nitroreductase family protein has product MIHDLIKNTRSIRSFGEKRLTREEIKEIMECVRLSAASRNLQAIKYITVIQEESLKKVFPLTHWAGLLEWNPSESESPSAYILMCSDKNLPLPEKSLYCDIGIAAQNIMLKATEMGYGGCMIGAFDKNKVKEAMNIPDDYQVELIVALGESAEKIKIIEAKDGNINYYRDENNIHYVPKRPLNELIIDEK; this is encoded by the coding sequence ATGATTCATGATTTAATTAAAAACACTAGATCTATTAGAAGTTTTGGAGAAAAACGATTAACCAGGGAAGAGATAAAAGAGATAATGGAGTGTGTGAGATTGTCAGCTGCTAGCAGAAACCTCCAGGCAATAAAATATATAACTGTGATCCAAGAGGAAAGCTTAAAAAAAGTATTTCCCCTCACCCACTGGGCTGGTCTTCTAGAATGGAATCCTTCTGAGTCGGAAAGTCCTTCGGCATACATTCTCATGTGCAGTGATAAAAATCTTCCTCTTCCAGAAAAGTCCCTTTACTGCGATATAGGTATCGCTGCTCAAAACATTATGTTAAAAGCTACAGAGATGGGGTATGGTGGCTGTATGATCGGAGCCTTTGACAAAAACAAAGTTAAAGAGGCAATGAATATACCAGATGACTACCAGGTAGAGCTTATCGTAGCTCTAGGAGAATCTGCAGAAAAAATAAAAATTATAGAGGCAAAAGATGGAAACATAAATTATTACCGAGATGAAAATAATATTCACTATGTGCCTAAAAGGCCTTTAAACGAACTTATAATTGATGAAAAATAA